From Pseudanabaena sp. PCC 6802, one genomic window encodes:
- the rpiA gene encoding ribose-5-phosphate isomerase RpiA, with product MTTSPDAIKQLKQEVGIAAAKRVKSGMVVGLGTGSTTAFAIAELGARIASGDLKDIVGIPTSFQASVLGKKYGVPIRSLDDVDRIDVAIDGADEVDPAKNLIKGGGAAHTREKVVDSLAELFIVVVDESKLVDKLGSTFAVPVEVLPMAIAPVSKAIEQLGGKPELRMGVKKDGPVITDQGNMVLDVTFSDIPNAAELEKTLNNIPGVLENGLFVGVADLILVGEFKDGNPIIREIS from the coding sequence ATGACTACATCCCCCGATGCCATTAAACAACTCAAGCAAGAAGTAGGAATTGCCGCTGCTAAACGAGTGAAGTCAGGCATGGTTGTCGGCTTAGGTACGGGTTCGACAACAGCATTTGCGATCGCCGAGCTAGGAGCCAGAATTGCATCGGGAGATCTGAAGGATATTGTGGGCATCCCTACCTCATTTCAAGCATCGGTATTGGGGAAAAAGTATGGCGTGCCGATCCGCTCCCTTGACGACGTGGATCGGATTGATGTGGCAATTGATGGAGCGGATGAGGTCGATCCTGCTAAGAACTTGATCAAGGGTGGGGGGGCTGCCCATACCCGCGAGAAAGTAGTGGATTCCCTCGCCGAGCTTTTTATTGTTGTCGTAGATGAGTCGAAATTAGTCGATAAACTTGGTTCCACGTTCGCAGTGCCAGTAGAAGTGTTACCGATGGCGATCGCGCCTGTAAGTAAAGCGATCGAGCAGTTAGGTGGGAAACCCGAGTTACGCATGGGAGTCAAAAAGGACGGTCCCGTAATTACCGATCAGGGCAACATGGTACTGGACGTGACTTTTAGCGATATTCCCAATGCGGCTGAGTTGGAGAAAACCCTGAATAATATTCCTGGCGTACTGGAAAATGGTCTATTTGTGGGCGTAGCCGATCTAATCCTGGTCGGCGAGTTCAAAGATGGCAACCCTATTATTCGCGAAATTAGCTAA
- a CDS encoding DUF4079 domain-containing protein: MSNATSNLAEFLQPIADGFSKLGVPAPVVHWGHPFFMAIVIFVMGSFVGLAGWRGRTATDPEVANKNKAEHRKIASLMTVFLATGYTGGLLSLVMQKEPLLESPHFLTGSAVLTLLAINGAISLTGFGGNKPALRTAHAYLGSAILVLLVVHAALGLKLGLSI, translated from the coding sequence ATGTCTAACGCAACGTCTAACTTAGCTGAGTTTCTACAGCCAATTGCTGATGGTTTTAGTAAATTGGGCGTACCAGCGCCAGTCGTGCATTGGGGGCACCCATTTTTCATGGCGATCGTGATTTTTGTGATGGGTAGTTTTGTTGGTCTGGCTGGTTGGCGCGGTCGCACGGCTACCGATCCCGAGGTAGCAAATAAAAATAAAGCCGAACACCGCAAAATAGCCTCTTTGATGACAGTATTTTTGGCAACAGGATATACAGGCGGCTTACTATCTCTAGTCATGCAAAAGGAACCACTGCTGGAAAGCCCCCACTTTCTGACTGGCTCCGCAGTACTGACTTTATTAGCAATCAACGGTGCGATTTCACTAACAGGATTTGGCGGCAACAAGCCCGCCCTTCGCACAGCCCATGCTTATCTTGGCAGTGCCATTTTAGTGTTATTAGTCGTCCATGCTGCCCTGGGTCTTAAATTAGGCTTGTCAATTTAA
- a CDS encoding NmrA family NAD(P)-binding protein: MSLLIVGATGTLGRQITRHALDRELKVKCLVRNSQKAGFLKEWGADLIVGNLTKPDTIEKAMEGVTQVIDAATTRATDALRIKEVDWTGKVSLIQAAEKANVEKFVFFSILNAEKYPNVPLMDIKHCTEKFLAQTKLNYTILRPCGFMQGLIGQYAIPILENQTVWITGETSPIAYMNTQDIAKFAIAALALEPAKRQTYAIAGPKTWSPSEIVRLCERLSGRTARTANMPIGLLRFVRNVTSAFEWGWSISERMAFSEVLASGIPLAADMDETCQIFGIDTAELTTLESYLQEYFARILRKLKELDYKETKVKAPF, translated from the coding sequence ATGAGCTTACTGATCGTTGGTGCGACAGGTACACTTGGTCGCCAAATTACTCGTCACGCGCTAGATCGGGAGCTTAAGGTCAAATGCTTAGTACGCAACTCTCAAAAAGCGGGCTTTCTGAAGGAGTGGGGCGCAGATCTAATTGTCGGAAACCTTACCAAACCGGACACCATTGAGAAAGCTATGGAAGGTGTCACGCAGGTAATCGATGCTGCGACCACCAGAGCAACCGACGCACTCAGAATTAAGGAAGTGGACTGGACTGGTAAAGTGTCTCTGATTCAGGCGGCAGAAAAAGCTAACGTGGAAAAATTTGTCTTTTTCTCGATTCTGAATGCAGAGAAATATCCCAACGTCCCTTTAATGGATATTAAACACTGTACGGAGAAGTTCCTAGCCCAAACCAAACTCAATTACACTATCCTCAGACCCTGTGGGTTTATGCAAGGTCTGATCGGTCAATATGCTATCCCCATTCTGGAAAACCAAACTGTTTGGATCACGGGCGAAACATCCCCGATCGCTTACATGAATACCCAGGATATTGCCAAATTTGCGATCGCAGCGCTAGCGCTCGAACCAGCCAAACGCCAAACCTATGCGATCGCCGGGCCTAAGACCTGGTCGCCCAGCGAGATCGTACGTCTGTGCGAGCGCCTATCAGGACGTACTGCTCGTACGGCCAATATGCCAATTGGCCTGCTCAGGTTTGTCCGCAATGTCACAAGCGCCTTTGAATGGGGTTGGAGCATATCAGAGCGCATGGCATTTAGCGAAGTTCTGGCTAGCGGCATACCTTTAGCGGCAGATATGGATGAGACCTGTCAAATTTTTGGTATCGACACAGCCGAGCTAACTACGCTTGAGTCATACCTACAAGAATACTTCGCCCGCATTCTGCGCAAGCTCAAAGAACTTGACTACAAAGAAACAAAAGTGAAAGCGCCCTTCTAA
- a CDS encoding dihydrolipoamide acetyltransferase family protein: protein MIHEIFMPALSSTMTEGKITSWLKSPGDKLEKGDIVVVVESDKADMDVETFYEGYLAKIVVPAGEVAAVGSAIAYVAETEAEIAEAEQKASSTNGSSAATVSTPAVAPVAAAVGAIPDVITTPPAPIRTSDRIIASPRAKRLAKDRRIDLGTIRGTGPNGRITAADIESLLKPSAPSITQPAIAAQPAGSYTPPAAIASPGYAPVQPGTVQPLTTLQSAVVRNMNASLSVPTYHVGYTITTTELDRLYKQIKSKGVTMTALLAKAVAVTLKKHPLLNSAFTEQGIAHKGDINVAVAVAMDDGGLITPVLPRADQMDIYSLSRHWKNLVERARAKQLQPEEYSTGTFTISNLGMFGVDRFDAILPPGTGAILAIGASIPTVVATSDGAIAVRNQMQVNITCDHRVIYGAHAAQFLQDLAKLIETNAQSLAL from the coding sequence ATGATTCACGAGATATTCATGCCTGCCCTAAGCTCTACAATGACGGAGGGCAAGATTACATCCTGGCTGAAGTCGCCTGGCGACAAGCTGGAGAAAGGCGACATTGTCGTGGTTGTAGAATCCGACAAGGCGGATATGGATGTGGAAACCTTCTATGAGGGTTATTTAGCTAAAATTGTCGTCCCCGCTGGCGAAGTGGCGGCGGTTGGTAGCGCGATCGCCTACGTGGCTGAAACTGAGGCGGAAATTGCTGAAGCGGAGCAGAAAGCTTCCAGCACTAATGGTTCTAGTGCCGCTACCGTCTCTACACCAGCGGTAGCACCCGTGGCGGCGGCTGTAGGAGCAATACCCGATGTAATTACCACCCCCCCCGCACCTATTAGAACTAGCGATCGCATAATTGCTTCGCCCCGCGCTAAGCGTCTAGCTAAAGATCGTCGCATCGATCTCGGCACCATTAGAGGTACGGGGCCCAATGGTCGCATTACAGCAGCGGATATTGAGAGCTTGCTCAAGCCATCTGCTCCCTCTATTACCCAACCTGCAATCGCGGCTCAACCTGCTGGCAGCTATACCCCCCCTGCGGCGATCGCGTCACCTGGTTATGCACCCGTTCAACCTGGTACGGTACAGCCTTTGACCACGCTCCAAAGTGCCGTGGTACGCAATATGAATGCGAGTTTGAGCGTCCCCACTTACCATGTGGGCTATACGATTACTACAACAGAACTCGATCGGCTCTACAAGCAAATTAAGTCCAAGGGTGTTACCATGACTGCTTTGCTGGCAAAAGCTGTAGCAGTAACGCTGAAAAAGCATCCACTCCTCAATTCAGCTTTTACAGAACAGGGGATTGCCCACAAGGGCGATATTAATGTAGCTGTAGCTGTGGCAATGGATGATGGTGGTTTAATTACACCAGTCTTGCCTCGCGCCGACCAGATGGATATCTATAGCTTGTCGCGCCATTGGAAGAACCTCGTAGAACGGGCGCGAGCCAAGCAACTGCAACCGGAGGAATATTCGACTGGCACGTTTACGATTTCTAATCTAGGCATGTTTGGTGTCGATCGCTTTGATGCGATTCTCCCACCCGGTACGGGCGCGATTCTGGCGATCGGAGCATCGATTCCGACTGTAGTAGCGACATCTGACGGTGCGATCGCCGTACGCAATCAAATGCAAGTAAATATCACCTGCGATCATCGCGTCATCTATGGCGCTCATGCAGCACAATTCCTCCAGGATCTAGCCAAACTGATCGAAACTAACGCTCAGTCCTTAGCGCTTTAG
- a CDS encoding HEAT repeat domain-containing protein — protein sequence MELRQIEAYLDSPNPQERMRAITELRHYAPEVVVPLLRRRMSDKEFIIRSFVAIGLGRKQTEEAFEALLDLLEYDTDSNVRAEAANSLAKYGESAIPHLLKLFERDSNWLVRQSILASVEGNEYPDGLLKLCRWGVEGNNREVKLAAIANLGQLQGTPQESEALAVLLSLANADDGEIRAQVARVLSSFDEPRAKAALLDLRYDSDYRVVGATLEGLV from the coding sequence ATGGAACTACGCCAAATTGAAGCCTACCTCGACAGCCCAAATCCTCAAGAGCGCATGAGGGCAATTACCGAATTGAGGCACTACGCCCCTGAAGTGGTCGTCCCTTTACTCAGGCGGCGGATGAGTGACAAAGAATTTATCATTCGCTCCTTTGTAGCAATAGGTCTGGGGCGGAAGCAGACGGAGGAAGCTTTTGAGGCGTTACTGGACTTGCTCGAATACGACACTGATTCTAATGTCCGAGCTGAGGCTGCTAATTCTCTTGCCAAATACGGGGAGTCAGCTATCCCTCATTTGCTGAAATTATTTGAACGAGATTCTAACTGGCTGGTGCGACAGAGCATTCTGGCTTCTGTGGAGGGGAATGAGTACCCCGACGGGCTTCTAAAGCTCTGTCGTTGGGGTGTCGAGGGAAATAACCGGGAGGTCAAGTTAGCTGCGATCGCTAATTTAGGACAACTCCAGGGAACACCTCAAGAGTCAGAGGCTCTAGCTGTTTTGCTATCCCTTGCTAATGCCGACGATGGAGAAATCCGGGCACAAGTAGCCAGAGTCTTGAGCTCCTTTGACGAGCCTCGGGCGAAAGCTGCTTTACTGGACTTGCGGTATGATTCCGATTATCGAGTTGTTGGAGCCACCTTGGAGGGTCTAGTATAG
- a CDS encoding ATP-binding cassette domain-containing protein, translated as MRSPFNQIDLSEPTRKVAIQFRHVSYGVKQQQILRNLHLHVYEGEMLVLLGTSGCGKTTTLKLINRSIEPSDGEVIVEGRSTQQWQPIALRRRIGYTIQETGLFPHFSVARNIALVPTLEGWHRDRIVKRVRELLELVGLEPQKFAQRYPHELSGGQKQRVGVARALAADPPIVLMDEPFGALDLLTRLEIQKEFRQLQQQLGKTVVFVTHDIQEAFFLAERIGLMHEGQLVELGSKQEFLRSPVPEVRAFVQCLETLKQSLILPGE; from the coding sequence ATGCGATCGCCCTTTAATCAGATCGATCTAAGCGAACCAACTAGAAAAGTTGCGATTCAATTTCGCCATGTTTCCTATGGGGTGAAACAACAGCAAATTCTGCGCAACTTGCATCTGCATGTTTATGAGGGCGAAATGCTGGTTTTGTTGGGGACTAGCGGTTGTGGCAAAACTACGACTTTGAAACTAATCAATCGTTCGATCGAGCCATCGGATGGCGAAGTGATAGTTGAGGGGCGCTCTACGCAACAGTGGCAGCCAATCGCACTCCGCCGTCGCATCGGCTACACGATCCAGGAAACTGGGCTATTTCCCCATTTCAGCGTGGCGCGTAATATTGCACTGGTGCCGACATTAGAAGGCTGGCATCGCGATCGCATTGTCAAGCGCGTGCGCGAATTACTTGAGTTAGTGGGACTAGAACCCCAAAAATTTGCCCAACGCTATCCCCACGAGCTATCGGGCGGGCAGAAGCAACGGGTTGGTGTAGCGCGAGCGCTCGCTGCCGATCCTCCTATCGTGCTGATGGACGAACCATTTGGAGCGCTGGATTTGCTGACGCGATTGGAGATCCAGAAGGAATTTCGCCAACTGCAACAACAACTGGGCAAGACAGTGGTTTTTGTCACCCACGATATCCAGGAAGCATTTTTTCTGGCCGAGCGCATCGGTCTGATGCATGAGGGACAATTAGTAGAGCTAGGTTCTAAACAAGAATTTCTGCGATCGCCCGTTCCAGAAGTACGCGCTTTTGTGCAATGTCTGGAAACACTAAAGCAATCTCTTATATTGCCTGGAGAGTAG
- a CDS encoding ABC transporter permease, whose product MNFLEFFSRFGAEILQRSWEHLFLVGISSGMAILIGIPLGILITRQPALRKTVIGFANVVQTIPSLALFGFLIPIPFIGGIGSRTAIIALFLYALLPIIRNTYVGITSVDPAIREAGKAMGMTDWQLLTQVEIPLSLGVILAGVRVAVVISVGIAPIAAAIGAGGLGEFIFRGVAVVDNQQILAGAIPAALMALLIDLGLGQIERRFIAPISNKV is encoded by the coding sequence GTGAACTTTCTAGAATTTTTCTCTCGCTTTGGTGCAGAAATACTCCAACGCAGTTGGGAGCATCTATTTTTAGTTGGGATATCCAGTGGCATGGCAATTCTAATTGGCATACCGCTAGGTATTCTCATTACACGCCAACCTGCTTTGCGGAAAACAGTTATTGGCTTTGCTAATGTCGTACAGACAATTCCTAGTTTGGCATTATTTGGTTTCTTGATTCCCATTCCCTTCATTGGTGGAATTGGTTCGCGCACGGCAATTATTGCTCTATTTCTTTATGCTCTCCTCCCAATTATCCGTAACACATACGTGGGCATCACCAGCGTCGATCCTGCCATTCGCGAAGCAGGCAAGGCGATGGGTATGACTGACTGGCAGCTATTGACGCAAGTGGAAATACCGCTATCCTTGGGAGTAATTCTGGCTGGCGTGCGAGTAGCTGTAGTGATTTCTGTCGGTATTGCTCCCATTGCTGCTGCGATCGGAGCGGGAGGTTTGGGTGAATTTATTTTTAGGGGAGTGGCTGTGGTCGATAATCAACAGATTTTAGCGGGTGCAATTCCGGCTGCGTTGATGGCATTGCTAATCGATCTAGGTTTGGGACAGATCGAACGCCGATTTATCGCTCCTATTTCCAATAAAGTCTAG
- a CDS encoding helix-turn-helix domain-containing protein: protein MVAKAMLSYKELQNKPRILQSLTGLSRSEFAQLLVSFERAWQDYLTQHYKKRDNRLRRYGGGRKAELLETQDKLLFILFYFRQYPTQAVQGYLFGIGQAQAHEWIHRLTGVLNQALGYEQLLPERRAYRLKQVLAACPGLEFVVDGTERRIARSQDKAKRDEH, encoded by the coding sequence ATGGTCGCAAAAGCAATGCTGAGCTACAAAGAATTACAAAACAAACCACGCATATTACAGAGCTTAACCGGACTGAGTAGATCGGAATTTGCGCAATTACTAGTCAGCTTTGAGCGGGCATGGCAAGACTATCTAACCCAGCATTACAAGAAGCGAGACAATCGCCTGCGCAGATATGGAGGAGGGCGCAAGGCAGAACTGCTCGAAACGCAAGACAAGCTGTTGTTCATTCTGTTTTACTTTCGGCAGTATCCCACGCAAGCAGTGCAAGGATATTTGTTTGGGATTGGGCAAGCGCAAGCGCATGAATGGATACATCGCTTAACAGGAGTGTTGAATCAGGCACTCGGATATGAGCAACTGTTGCCAGAACGCAGAGCGTATCGCCTGAAGCAAGTGTTGGCAGCCTGTCCGGGGTTAGAGTTTGTCGTTGATGGCACGGAGCGTCGGATTGCGCGATCGCAGGATAAAGCAAAACGGGACGAGCACTAG